In the Lascolabacillus massiliensis genome, one interval contains:
- the mazG gene encoding nucleoside triphosphate pyrophosphohydrolase, producing MNSRQEKLEAFGRLLDIMDELREKCPWDNKQTNESLRANTIEETYELAEAIINNDNDEIKKELGDLLLHIVFYSKIGEEKKEFDVADVCNAISDKLIFRHPHVFGDINIDSASKVEQSWEQIKLKEKGGNKTVLEGVPSALPSLVKAYRIQDKARNSGFDWQQRQDVWEKVKEEMLELKEEIDSMDADKTEAEFGDLIFSIINAARLYKVNPDNALERTNQKFIYRFNYMEKKVKEMGKSLNQLSLEELEEIWQEAKLTENC from the coding sequence ATGAACAGCAGACAAGAGAAGCTTGAAGCTTTCGGGAGACTACTTGATATTATGGACGAACTTCGTGAGAAATGTCCATGGGATAACAAACAGACCAATGAAAGCCTGCGTGCAAATACAATTGAGGAAACCTACGAGCTGGCTGAAGCGATCATCAACAATGACAATGATGAGATAAAAAAGGAACTTGGTGACCTGCTTCTTCATATTGTATTCTACTCTAAAATAGGTGAAGAGAAAAAAGAATTTGACGTAGCTGATGTATGTAATGCTATTTCAGACAAACTTATCTTCAGACACCCTCACGTATTTGGTGATATAAATATAGATTCTGCAAGTAAAGTTGAGCAATCTTGGGAACAGATTAAACTAAAAGAAAAAGGAGGCAATAAGACTGTTCTCGAGGGTGTTCCTTCGGCATTACCTTCACTTGTTAAAGCTTATCGGATACAGGATAAGGCACGCAATTCGGGATTCGACTGGCAACAACGTCAGGATGTATGGGAGAAGGTGAAAGAGGAAATGCTTGAACTAAAAGAAGAGATAGATAGCATGGATGCTGATAAAACCGAAGCTGAATTTGGTGATCTCATATTTAGCATCATAAATGCTGCACGACTCTACAAAGTAAATCCTGACAATGCTCTGGAAAGAACTAACCAAAAATTCATTTACCGATTTAATTATATGGAGAAGAAGGTTAAGGAGATGGGTAAATCATTGAATCAGCTTTCACTTGAAGAGCTTGAAGAAATATGGCAAGAGGCTAAGCTAACGGAAAACTGTTAG
- a CDS encoding DUF2179 domain-containing protein — protein MFDFLDVYPWLLPFIIFLGRVIDVSLGTLRIIFVSKGEKYKAPIIGFIEVFIWVMVISQVLSRANDLVSYLSYAAGYATGNYIGILLENRIAYGIVLCRIYTQKNGNALIQTLNKLDFGATLTHGSGSTNEVDIIETVVDRKELKTLEATINSFDNNSFYVIEDVRTKQNGIFPKRKSLLDRWRIGK, from the coding sequence ATGTTTGATTTTTTAGATGTATACCCCTGGTTATTACCATTTATAATTTTCCTTGGACGTGTAATTGACGTTTCACTTGGAACTCTTCGAATTATATTTGTTTCAAAAGGAGAGAAATATAAAGCACCAATTATAGGTTTTATAGAGGTGTTTATCTGGGTAATGGTTATTTCACAGGTACTCTCACGTGCAAACGATTTAGTCTCATATCTTTCATATGCAGCGGGCTATGCTACAGGTAACTATATTGGGATACTACTCGAAAATAGAATAGCATATGGAATTGTCCTTTGCAGAATCTATACCCAGAAGAATGGGAATGCGTTGATTCAAACACTCAATAAATTAGACTTTGGAGCAACATTAACACACGGAAGTGGTTCTACAAATGAAGTGGATATTATTGAAACTGTTGTGGATAGGAAAGAGCTGAAAACATTAGAGGCTACAATTAATAGTTTTGATAATAATAGTTTTTATGTTATTGAGGATGTACGTACAAAACAGAATGGTATTTTTCCTAAACGCAAATCCCTCCTAGATCGCTGGAGAATAGGAAAGTAG